The following coding sequences lie in one Phaeodactylum tricornutum CCAP 1055/1 chromosome 12, whole genome shotgun sequence genomic window:
- a CDS encoding predicted protein codes for MSNEIWSEKHQSWTEVPRERDRGNSTCLIRQQENGRNPRQSSVAYVFRVGILCLSTIAYRSSIWNSIQIACSASVVMEEEKASGIGSSSSSRSSLSNEELGTIAQRALQLSVIAAESKPNRRENSPLMQLLKTNRIRKVAFHGNNKAFAIASGVESCHPHDAGLISPVHHVSNSSAKKKFIPGPSKEVSSKLSRAERIAALKRHNRRMAPSPVNEHALTEPHDSSKPIETTFRPSFGHLMNLHTHIRRNDGSSTSCSNTALPLRVQGLSQATLQRLSPSPEECSQNTVQSHAKNVFLEENVQSDRIESSTICRFLVRSSDEMVLNHGTPGTELNSEAKMPRSRVLIENKERGFVDTKSESAPFVSSWIPEGSSKTGARTRVENSLVREKCGAQLSENSSSVPDHEEDIFSGLDTCSTTKKAPEVALPPLHSRSYVGKATETEMTGVKLKKIAHVSSESTASMGADNTTSTDGSVHFFEENSAESGELYEGYPHFRQGGVSDHVPARCSQSGGDSASSTQSTSTPSVISGDNTLAGVATNNQAINGEGDSLFLNLGCAIADSLDHLCKLTYQECNLEGTAGQQNDKSKTSFRDERTTSSEGYTVHLNDAVSTQKGTGNNYATTKLSSRNMIGVDTATEIRGAAQTGLEWNRRYLQPKEEASLGTKEKTESILVPRREKLDFNEERRQQARVKLLGHAAKAVSWSVLQPSARSEGDQECTEILLQDPNTLFPAKKSYPLRNAASEIPRNNQTSLAAFSYRLRNPGIKVLKLGRKRKWQSRHLTVSRHPEGSGLESNCPSALVWLKEPPKKVSVNFKEGYAGRGGFLFSKLVHIDTGFASSTFVPSIPKKWENEFSQLGVGLVCYSMRNGSNRSLIFCFTTEDEAGHFRTAMQIVKDAAN; via the exons ATGTCGAATGAGATCTGGAGTGAAAAACATCAGTCCTGGACAGAAGTGCCAAGAGAGAGAGATCGTGGTAACTCCACCTGTCTCATCCGGCAACAAGAAAACGGTCGAAATCCCAGGCAGAGTAGCGTTGCCTATGTCTTCCGCGTCGGTATCCTCTGCTTGTCAACGATCGCGTATCGCTCGTCTATATGGAATTCGATCCAGATCGCCTGCTCTG CCTCTGTCGTCATGGAAGAGGAGAAGGCCAGTGGTATAGggtcctcctcgtcttcccGTTCATCTCTAAGCAATGAAGAACTTGGGACAATTGCACAGCGTGCCTTGCAGCTGTCCGTGATAGCAGCGGAAAGTAAACCAAATCGCAGAGAGAATTCCCCATTGATGCAGTTATTGAAAACGAATCGTATAAGAAAAGTTGCCTTTCACGGAAATAACAAGGCGTTTGCGATTGCTTCAGGAGTTGAGTCTTGCCATCCTCACGATGCTGGACTCATATCTCCAGTTCATCACGTGTCGAATTCTAGtgcaaaaaagaaatttaTTCCCGGGCCGTCCAAAGAAGTCTCGTCAAAGCTTTCTCGTGCAGAACGCATTGCGGCCTTGAAACGACACAATAGGCGGATGGCACCAAGCCCTGTAAACGAGCATGCTCTCACTGAGCCTCACGATTCTTCGAAGCCGATTGAGACAACTTTCCGTCCATCATTTGGGCATCTGATGAATTTGCATACTCATATTCGACGAAATGATGGTAGCTCAACTTCATGTTCAAACACTGCTTTGCCTCTCAGAGTCCAAGGACTGAGCCAGGCAACACTTCAACGACTCTCGCCATCGCCAGAGGAATGTTCGCAAAACACCGTCCAGTCGCATGCGAAAAATGTCTTTCTCGAGGAAAATGTTCAATCGGATAGAATAGAGTCGTCGACCATATGCCGTTTTCTCGTTCGTTCTTCCGACGAAATGGTCCTTAACCATGGTACGCCTGGAACAGAACTAAACTCGGAAGCAAAGATGCCGAGGTCCCGTGTCTTGATCGAGAACAAAGAGCGCGGCTTTGTCGATACGAAGAGCGAGTCTGCTCCTTTCGTCAGCTCATGGATTCCGGAAGGGAGTTCCAAGACTGGTGCAAGAACAAGAGTAGAAAACTCCTTAGTACGAGAGAAATGTGGCGCTCAATTGTCAGAGAATAGCAGTTCTGTACCTGACCACGAAGAAGATATTTTTTCTGGTCTCGACACTTGCAGCACA ACTAAGAAAGCACCTGAGGTAGCGTTGCCTCCTTTGCATAGTAGAAGCTATGTAGGGAAAGCTACCGAGACTGAGATGACAGGAGTTAAATTGAAGAAAATAGCTCATGTCTCATCGGAATCTACTGCATCTATGGGGGCTGATAACACTACATCAACGGACGGCTCAGTCCACTTCTTTGAAGAAAATTCAGCTGAAAGTGGAGAATTATATGAAGGCTATCCACATTTCAGGCAGGGTGGAGTTTCTGATCACGTCCCCGCTCgctgctcacagtcaggagGCGATTCCGCAAGCTCAACACAGAGCACTTCCACGCCGTCAGTAATATCAGGCGATAATACGCTAGCAGGAGTGGCGACAAATAATCAGGCAATAAATGGAGAGGGCGACTCGCTTTTCCTCAATTTGGGTTGTGCTATAGCAGATTCGCTCGACCACTTGTGCAAATTGACAT ACCAGGAATGCAATTTAGAAGGGACTGCGGGTCAACAAaacgacaaaagcaaaacgagTTTTCGGGATGAAAGGACAACATCTTCCGAGGGGTACACGGTACATTTGAACGACGCTGTGAGCACACAGAAGGGTACTGGAAACAACTACGCCACCACTAAGCTCTCTTCTAGGAATATGATCGGAGTAGATACAGCAACAGAAATTCGTGGAGCAGCTCAAACAGGGCTAGAGTGGAACAGGCGATACCTACAACCTAAGGAAGAAGCTTCCCTTGGAACTAAGGAAAAGACAGAGTCGATTTTGGTCCCGAGGAGAGAAAAGCTCGATTTTAACGAGGAAAGAAGGCAGCAAGCCCGGGTGAAGTTGCTCGGTCACGCAGCTAAGGCTGTTTCGTGGAGTGTTTTACAACCGTCAGCGCGATCAGAAGGTGATCAAGAGTGCACAGAAATACTGCTTCAGGATCCCAATACCCTTTTTCCGGCTAAAAAATCGTACCCTCTAAGAAATGCGGCATCGGAGATACCCCGGAACAACCAAACATCCCTGGCTGCATTCTCATACAGGCTTCGAAATCCAGGCATCAAAGTACTCAAACTGGGCCGGAAAAGAAAGTGGCAGAGTCGCCACTTGACTGTCTCTCGACATCCAGAAGGATCCGGCCTCGAATCCAACTGTCCAAGTGCCTTAGTTTGGCTCAAGGAGCCACCAAAAAAGGTGTCGGTCAACTTCAAGGAGGGTTATGCAGGCCGCGGAggctttcttttttcgaaaTTGGTACACATTGACACTGGTTTCGCATCGTCAACATTCGTTCCTTCTATCCCTAAGAAATGGGAGAACGAGTTCTCACAGCTTGGCGTGGGCCTTGTGTGCTATAGCATGAGAAATGGTAGCAATAGATCGCTCATCTTTTGCTTTACAACCGAAGACGAAGCTGGACATTTCCGAACAGCTATGCAGATAGTGAAAGATGCTGCCAATTGA
- a CDS encoding predicted protein codes for MLMMISKGFRSVNFEVVSQENASSTMIKTSGEGSWKTSSFYLDSSGRSSISVPLRLTFPSQESIDDFLSNTRIDLSNNTDVKEELVAADHGDKKDANPSEYQLSIEAKVTLTVGSGEAVAAAVEDVLLQSFAKESLSLILKTTILMRVSRANGEKLDTEGAASVKTNIEIAAVVNESLSGLSKEQHAREILDALHRGGIVGLSTAENNSHRLRQTRLTPVMLHVALTHAFSIAVRTVNPTSFEETLISLTIRHSNTHSEPVQITNVALHPSHSRVVDNGECDSAQRPNLVVDMSKSVQWGFADQDDTNLPRVLERNQAISLILRVMASDDVRSRIFVSPISVTANVGCYEPSKSQHTVLAAADAQWTSVRSAVEPSDAFRVQINVVETEVKVGAPFVLLLNVSNLSADPRDIELRLEKSKFVEDSVSVIGSQTVLFRGLDAGCSRDWSSLGDEHLLAMEQSLYLGEVKASEKTSAEIRFIALQPGTLNIPSFELHDRKSDKFYRCVHNVRIVATA; via the coding sequence ATGCTTATGATGATTAGTAAAGGGTTCAGGTCCGTCAACTTCGAAGTGGTCTCCCAAGAAAATGCTTCTAGTACTATGATCAAAACTTCCGGCGAAGGCTCCTGGAAAACGTCTTCGTTCTACCTCGATTCATCTGGGCGCTCGAGCATTTCGGTGCCTTTACGTCTCACATTTCCCTCCCAAGAGAGCATCGACGATTTTTTATCCAACACTCGAATTGACCTCTCAAACAATACCGATGTAAAGGAGGAACTTGTGGCCGCCGATCACGGTGACAAGAAAGATGCGAATCCCTCGGAATATCAGCTTTCTATTGAAGCCAAAGTGACCCTGACTGTGGGATCCGGCGAAGCTGTTGCCGCAGCTGTTGAAGACGTTCTTCTTCAAAGTTTCGCAAAGGAATCTCTTTCGCTCATCCTTAAAACTACAATTCTTATGCGAGTTTCTCGAGCAAACGGCGAAAAGCTGGATACCGAAGGCGCTGCTAGCGTAAAAACGAACATCGAAATCGCCGCCGTAGTGAACGAATCACTTTCAGGGCTTTCAAAAGAACAACATGCTCGAGAAATACTGGACGCGCTTCATCGGGGCGGTATAGTTGGTCTCAGTACAGCGGAAAATAATTCTCATCGTCTACGCCAGACGAGACTAACGCCCGTGATGTTGCACGTCGCATTGACTCATGCATTTTCCATTGCCGTTCGAACCGTCAATCCAACTTCCTTCGAAGAGACGTTAATATCCTTGACAATACGGCATTCAAATACTCATAGCGAGCCAGTCCAGATTACGAATGTCGCACTTCATCCCAGCCATTCCAGGGTGGTCGACAATGGTGAGTGTGACAGCGCACAAAGGCCGAACCTTGTCGTTGACATGAGCAAATCCGTTCAATGGGGCTTTGCCGATCAAGACGACACTAACCTACCTCGCGTCCTCGAGCGGAATCAAGCTATATCGTTAATTCTACGGGTAATGGCTTCGGATGACGTGCGTTCGCGCATTTTTGTTTCACCCATTTCCGTCACTGCAAACGTCGGTTGCTACGAGCCAAGCAAAAGTCAGCACACCGTCTTAGCGGCAGCAGATGCCCAATGGACCAGTGTACGATCCGCTGTGGAGCCGTCGGATGCCTTTCGTGTACAAATAAATGTAGTTGAGACGGAGGTCAAAGTTGGGGCTCCGTTTGTATTGCTCCTGAATGTGTCCAATTTGAGTGCCGATCCTCGGGATATTGAGCTTCGACTTGAAAAGAGCAAATTCGTCGAAGACAGTGTATCTGTTATTGGATCACAAACGGTCCTCTTTCGTGGCTTGGATGCAGGTTGTTCACGGGATTGGAGTTCTCTTGGGGATGAACACCTCCTCGCCATGGAGCAATCTCTATACCTGGGAGAAGTTAAAGCCTCTGAAAAAACCAGTGCTGAGATCCGCTTCATTGCTTTGCAGCCCGGGACATTGAACATACCCAGTTTCGAGCTGCACGACAGAAAGAGTGATAAATTTTACCGATGTGTGCATAATGTAAGAATTGTTGCGACTGCATGA
- a CDS encoding predicted protein — protein MNDLENVDINRGSHLPTQNQEGGTEPPSGFILKLFQMVNGAPDKVISWTPNGDAFIIGSDLNRLESETLPQYFRHNRFQSLVRQLNFYSFRKINRERNVWIYKHSLFHRDRPEDLNMVRRRTCPGMDGRKQRFSRFSVGSLGQADGDDNSDNEDSSLEATVDAYSSPVIPSKKRDLISADKTLKPPSSKRFRQSSNADKETKTESKVVVDTSMLEEVINETQPLVGDKGSFSLLTNRAPVNVNINVADVASKLEKCARKAMKERGLARSLRSGVVTPPYGASNGFQNSSTALLTYDDEYETNGGILFEVDARTSPATIGTIPVDGDESVFSDYERSSRFRKPHTVTPLKRGPKGRPPVSDASAVESILNRIMKNQTGQTPSPFITPVAVAGFCMSTSPLGDRQLCSKILQLIASCSALASDFQLYRAALHPTNPKEVPSYMFSPSPRESRAITVQQIWQREVSRGDAVRDFKTFAVNCMHQLLGKGNVEALWSREETDMLEHAAGVWLKSAGVTI, from the exons ATGAACGACCTCGAAAATGTCGACATCAACCGTGGAAGCCACTTACCGACACAGAATCAAGAAGGAGGCACAGAGCCTCCTTCAGGGTTTATTTTGAAACTTTTTCAAATGGTCAACGGTGCTCCTGACAAGGTCATTTCG TGGACGCCGAACGGCGACGCATTTATCATTGGATCAGATCTAAATCGATTAGAATCGGAAACACTGCCGCAGTACTTCCGCCACAATCGCTTTCAATCTCTTGTGCGCCAGCTAAACTTTTATTCTTTCCGGAAGATCAACCGGGAGCGTAACGTCTGGATCTACAAGCATAGTCTTTTTCACAGGGATCGTCCCGAAGATTTGAATATGGTTCGACGTCGCACGTGCCCTGGTATGGATGGTCGAAAACAGCGCTTCTCACGCTTTTCGGTGGGATCGCTGGGGCAGGCAGACGGCGATGACAATTCAGACAACGAAGATTCTTCGCTGGAAGCAACAGTCGATGCCTATTCTTCCCCAGTGATACCAAGCAAAAAACGGGACTTGATAAGCGCCGACAAAACTTTGAAACCACCATCAAGTAAGCGCTTTCGACAGTCGTCGAATGCGGACAAAGAGACGAAGACAGAAAGCAAAGTTGTAGTGGACACTTCGATGCTCGAAGAGGTCATCAACGAAACGCAGCCACTCGTTGGAGACAAAGGTAGCTTCTCCCTCTTGACAAATAGAGCACCAGTGAACGTGAATATCAACGTTGCGGATGTGGCGTCAAAACTGGAAAAGTGTGCCCGGAAAGCAATGAAAGAACGGGGCCTGGCGAGGTCACTACGATCCGGAGTGGTGACGCCACCATACGGAGCATCCAATGGCTTTCAAAATTCCTCAACTGCACTCCTTACGTACGACGATGAATACGAGACAAACGGCGGGATTCTTTTTGAAGTAGATGCTCGCACCTCCCCGGCTACTATTGGAACTATTCCTGTCGATGGAGATGAAAGCGTTTTCAGCGACTATGAGCGGTCCTCACGTTTTCGAAAGCCGCACACTGTAACTCCGCTGAAAAGAGGACCAAAGGGTAGACCACCGGTTTCAGATGCTAGTGCTGTAGAGTCAATACTGAATCGCATTATGAAAAATCAAACAGGGCAGACCCCGTCCCCTTTTATCACTCCAGTTGCAGTCGCAGGCTTTTGCATGTCCACCTCGCCACTCGGCGACAGACagctttgcagcaagatTCTTCAGCTAATCGCTTCTTGCAGCGCACTCGCATCAGATTTTCAACTTTACCGTGCCGCGCTCCATCCTACTAATCCTAAAGAAGTGCCTTCGTATATGTTTTCCCCAAGTCCACGGGAAAGTCGTGCAATTACTGTTCAGCAGATCTGGCAACGTGAAGTTAGCCGAGGCGATGCCGTCCGAGACTTCAAGACGTTCGCAGTCAATTGTATGCACCAATtgcttggaaaaggaaatgtgGAGGCTCTCTGGTCGCGGGAAGAGACAGACATGTTGGAACATGCCGCGGGAGTGTGGCTGAAGAGCGCAGGAGTTACCATCTGA
- a CDS encoding predicted protein encodes MVSATVKFFIPDSTSGLCWPGVVRTAREYCDLGTNSRRPFHCTTRGTSRSTVNVPKLARGRLGSPSAQPYLSRKMSYPRSRSDGSVPDLPPSRSFRSSSVTSAASSSVSRTSGFRAATSSSLPPPPLPRPTSSPAGTTNSQYSQSMAKSMTIDEMRQVHQQALREAEAKRTELRLVLASRYRELVGSSDEVIRMKERSQELFDLVHALPGLIDKLSLSSANATADSKDEEKTDAGLTAADSNLVRLRHDLSTLPRVVYRAVDRNDIHQAATTLIQLFALIASQSSEYPLATVLARQPSLSARAFPKIEADIVKDHSGFVLLQTQMRMVFLQVQSLPRHITHIAEQNLLQAASYGDEESFDPNVGVVSSASALSALDWLLTDPQLQQDRATYLVDWYFNSKTKLLASLLSQLAVNTKDENVDDSEMESSHVGTDNAEEILSKIVLVLQYDVILHPFQIFVLRQLPTPHGESNSTIDQIVQTLPPFDAKLIRAKCSKFLAAHLPLIRTKVKSVLVTIAGTTASALGQIRQSLYDKTDGSECRQLLDRNGTCTWEEAVASMVDVHSVSSQTTDSSNRVPVDRQFSLWSALFSNTFSSLVHSLLTTAFQSVHAKVVSTLRALIGNAPPLSALLPHEAYRNALRIATQLDQDLLRVSDDAHELLVHAEEREESERRLKQSLYVQTSEIMGRLICELRRMVAVPESLDAKSQRKNIDATKELIVGRLCHLLKFRLTALPTLLDATSAADPTHHTMGMISYVDLQSAFDLADDNNDGLISLDEAMEAVESAFSGTPFRGGEMIRDTLLLTKTGGGAMDQDPHTAHCPSFSVTLHELVLLTARGLRHDTTGSQSALGTIQLALDDIVGHCFDEWAQYSVSGLVQAYQDCTFDVFASGSEFSEEEWRRIYAPDSTNVSPHVVGAILEIASILNQSTCPPDSLPPVPSSEYASKFGVAQGAIATLRGTVRAALLQQSLSFISSILQTCYGSLDDLDTLTLPALLQVYADVVFLRLCFFERNQFGYDDRAKILVDKSLALLEAMIHSYKNQLCSRFRLDEWEAVSQELARKYSYVLGATDLFTSTLFGQSDANAFTDGHGLDNTSDFGGESVLFHLAPLPSSRRFILLSVQADRSLEEIQLRGKNSREQINFSNSAGTGSGGVMSSGLGFLSSMLKKK; translated from the coding sequence ATGGTGTCCGCGACTGTCAAGTTTTTCATTCCCGATAGTACATCCGGGTTGTGTTGGCCTGGTGTTGTTCGCACGGCACGGGAATATTGTGACCTGGGCACAAACAGCAGAAGACCGTTCCATTGCACTACTAGAGGTACTAGTCGATCCACGGTAAACGTACCCAAACTCGCAAGGGGACGGCTCGGATCGCCCTCTGCACAGCCGTACCTTTCCAGAAAGATGAGCTACCCTAGATCTCGTAGCGATGGATCTGTTCCCGATCTACCACCCTCGCGGTCGTTtcgatcttcttcggtcACTTCGGCGGCATCCTCGTCCGTGTCGCGGACGTCCGGGTTTCGTGCGGCGACGAGTAGTAGTCTACCGCCGCCTCCGCTGCCGCGACCAACCTCGTCACCCGCTGGTACCACGAATTCGCAGTATTCGCAATCCATGGCGAAAAGTATGACGATTGACGAAATGCGACAGGTACACCAGCAGGCTCTACGAGAGGCCGAAGCCAAACGAACCGAACTACGACTCGTCTTGGCGTCGCGTTATCGCGAACTAGTCGGCAGCAGTGACGAAGTCATTCGTATGAAAGAGCGTTCACAAGAGTTGTTCGATCTCGTGCACGCGTTGCCTGGGCTAATCGACAAGCTTTCCCTGTCTTCCGCTAACGCAACCGCTGATTCGAAGGACGAAGAAAAGACGGATGCTGGGCTAACTGCTGCAGATTCAAATTTAGTTCGTCTACGACATGATCTGTCAACTCTACCGCGGGTGGTTTACCGCGCGGTGGATCGAAATGACATACACCAGGCTGCCACTACCTTGATCCAGCTGTTCGCCTTGATCGCTTCACAAAGCAGCGAATATCCACTCGCCACGGTGTTGGCTCGCCAGCCGAGTCTCTCGGCGAGAGCATTCCCGAAAATCGAAGCCGATATTGTCAAAGATCATTCAGGCTTTGTGCTATTGCAAACGCAAATGCGCATGGTATTTTTACAAGTGCAAAGTTTGCCTCGTCATATCACACACATAGCGGAACAGAACTTGCTGCAAGCGGCATCTTACGGTGACGAGGAATCTTTTGATCCCAACGTGGGTGTCGTTTCCTCAGCATCAGCCTTGTCTGCCTTAGATTGGCTTTTGACTGATCCCCAGCTTCAGCAAGATAGGGCTACGTACCTTGTGGATTGGTATTTTAATTCCAAAACCAAGTTGCTAGCGTCCTTATTGAGTCAATTGGCAGTCAACACCAAGGATGAGAACGTTGACGATTCGGAGATGGAAAGTTCGCATGTCGGTACGGACAATGCCGAGGAAATTCTGTCCAAGATTGTTCTTGTTTTACAGTACGACGTCATTTTGCATCCTTTTCAGATTTTCGTTCTCCGCCAGCTCCCTACTCCGCACGGCGAAAGCAACTCTACTATCGACCAGATTGTGCAAACGCTACCCCCCTTCGACGCGAAATTGATACGCGCGAAATGCTCCAAGTTTCTTGCGGCGCATTTGCCACTGATCCGGACCAAGGTAAAGTCCGTCCTGGTCACTATTGCGGGTACGACAGCTAGTGCCTTGGGACAGATTCGCCAATCTCTCTACGATAAAACAGACGGCTCCGAATGTCGGCAACTATTGGACAGAAATGGAACCTGCACTTGGGAGGAAGCAGTTGCAAGTATGGTCGACGTACATTCAGTCTCGAGTCAGACGACAGACTCTAGCAATCGCGTGCCTGTTGATCGCCAATTCTCGCTCTGGAGCGCCCTTTTTTCGAATACCTTCTCGTCTCTCGTTCATTCTTTATTGACCACTGCCTTTCAATCCGTACACGCCAAGGTTGTGTCGACTCTACGAGCCTTAATCGGTAATGCCCCGCCTTTGTCGGCTCTTTTGCCGCATGAAGCCTACCGTAACGCATTAAGGATTGCAACCCAACTTGATCAGGATCTACTGAGGGTGAGTGATGACGCGCACGAATTGTTGGTGCACGCCGAAGAACGAGAAGAAAGTGAACGTCGCTTAAAGCAATCACTGTATGTTCAAACTTCCGAAATTATGGGAAGGCTTATTTGTGAACTACGTCGCATGGTTGCTGTTCCCGAAAGCCTTGACGCGAAATCGCAACGCAAAAATATCGATGCAACCAAGGAGTTGATAGTAGGGCGCCTTTGTCATTTGCTGAAGTTTCGTTTGACAGCTCTACCCACGTTGCTGGACGCCACTAGCGCTGCCGATCCGACTCATCATACCATGGGAATGATTTCTTATGTTGATTTGCAATCAGCCTTCGATTTGGctgacgacaacaacgatggCCTCATTTCtttggacgaagccatggaagCTGTAGAAAGTGCCTTTTCTGGAACTCCGTTTCGTGGAGGAGAAATGATTCGCGATACGCTTTTGCTGACCAAGACTGGTGGAGGTGCTATGGATCAAGACCCGCACACAGCGCATTGTCCATCTTTCAGTGTCACCCTTCATGAATTGGTTTTACTTACAGCACGCGGCCTGCGCCATGACACTACGGGTTCGCAAAGTGCTCTTGGCACGATACAACTAGCTCTAGACGATATTGTTGGGCATTGCTTCGACGAGTGGGCTCAATATTCCGTATCAGGCCTGGTACAAGCTTATCAAGACTGTACTTTCGACGTATTTGCCAGTGGTTCCGAATTTTCAGAGGAAGAGTGGCGCCGAATTTATGCACCAGATTCTACGAATGTTTCTCCACACGTTGTGGGAGCAATCTTGGAGATTGCCTCGATTTTAAATCAGTCAACCTGCCCACCAGACTCTTTGCCTCCGGTGCCTTCATCGGAATATGCGTCTAAATTTGGAGTTGCTCAAGGCGCCATTGCCACGTTGCGAGGTACAGTTCGTGCCGCTCTTCTACAACAGTCGCTTTCTTTCATATCGTCGATACTGCAAACATGTTATGGGAGCCTTGATGATTTGGATACCCTCACACTTCCTGCTCTGCTTCAAGTATACGCTGATGTAGTGTTCTTGAGGCTGTGTTTTTTCGAACGAAATCAGTTTGGTTACGACGACCGAGCAAAGATCCTCGTCGACAAATCACTTGCCTTGTTGGAAGCGATGATCCATTCTTACAAGAATCAGCTCTGTTCACGATTCCGTTTGGACGAGTGGGAAGCGGTATCTCAGGAGCTAGCGAGGAAGTATTCCTATGTCCTAGGCGCAACTGATTTGTTCACTTCAACGCTCTTTGGACAGTCAGATGCAAACGCTTTTACCGACGGTCATGGATTGGATAACACATCAGATTTTGGAGGGGAATCGGTTCTATTTCATTTGGCGCCTTTGCCATCTTCTCGACGTTTCATTCTGCTCTCCGTCCAAGCTGATCGATCTCTCGAGGAGATACAACTACGCGGAAAAAACTCAAGGGAACAAATAAACTTTTCTAATTCTGCCGGGACTGGTTCGGGAGGCGTAATGAGCAGTGGCCTTGGTTTCCTCTCCTCCATGCTTAAGAAAAAATAA
- a CDS encoding predicted protein, translating into MCLSRVDRLILFMQKTCLIRIWVFLLTVSQTAAAKATDSASFIVNPSRQFHHRDRRKIIDIMAAHEPIEVEDDEESIDEEQLEDYEDMVEQLGSFPDKVKINSLSMVAEDHADSKKSAMAIYNTIRKQLLGTSQDKMLPLVYVLDSILKNAKGEYIPIVEDDAANWIPEVHRRLHDSERIKLQKVWRTWSEFKIFSTDHLRAMGLCFDERVSDKAIGSSAAKVAGISRTKDGSLLLPSSLRREMQNVLDDMQNDIQNELDKVSLERLAELNPDLLANIKQIAEDAIRHGSGGSNANDTSSTSSILPAFFAETRPQDVLDQSKAWSELSWNPLEGSHDVVSRLQQLVREGASPDVCYTRTEVIAMTDYLATASATASLVTAAMERLQNQADRKENKSNLSFPGVDAAVGSSMPVGGFAIDKSLFSNDGIKQKNAAVVSILYEVGLPFMSSADGRRFRTQLELSKHLDALFKRNQLEKAMARTEERGWYATDLVWTFATKEKDLQTTEVKEQSTIGATTTGDEFDPDNSTVPADEMRDRCVICGINFKMFFDNEEGMYKYSNCREIEVLNDEVVVNDSELMLVHITCWRGLGSPEVLTMDQALQETIVNLKL; encoded by the exons ATGTGTCTGTCTCGCGTCGATCGATTAATTCTATTTATGCAAAAAACTTGTCTCATTCGAATTTGGGTTTTTctgctcactgtcagtcaaaCAGCCGCTGCCAAAGCCACAGACTCGGCTTCGTTCATTGTCAACCCAAGTCGACAGTTTCACCATCGCGATCGACGCAAAATAATTGACATCATGGCAGCTCATGAACCAATAGAagtggaagacgacgaggagtCGATTGACGAAGAGCAATTAGAGGATTACGAAGACATGGTGGAGCAGCTAGGATCCTTCCCT GACAAGGTCAAGATAAATAGTCTTTCCATGGTTGCCGAGGATCACGCTGATTCCAAAAAATCGGCTATGGCGATATACAACACAATTCGCAAACAGCTGCTTGGTACGAGTCAGGACAAAATGCTCCCGTTGGTATACGTTTTGGATTCCATTTTGAAAAACGCCAAGGGAGAGTACATTCCTATTGTAGAAGACGATGCCGCGAACTGGATTCCTGAGGTCCATCGTAGGCTACATGATTCGGAACGAATAAAGCTTCAAAAGGTCTGGAGGACCTGGAGTGAATTCAAGATTTTTTCAACTGATCACTTGAGAGCCATGGGGTTGTGCTTCGATGAACGTGTAAGCGATAAAGCAATTGGATCTAGTGCAGCAAAAGTAGCGGGAATCAGTCGAACG AAAGACGGGAGTTTACTTTTGCCTTCTTCCCTCCGGCGGGAAATGCAGAATGTTCTGGACGACATGCAGAACGATATTCAAAACGAACTCGACAAAGTGTCACTAGAACGTTTAGCCGAATTGAACCCTGACTTGTTGGCTAATATCAAACAAATTGCTGAAGATGCGATACGGCATGGATCGGGTGGCTCCAACGCAAACGACACCTCAAGTACATCATCGATCCTTCCAGCCTTTTTCGCCGAAACGCGCCCGCAAGATGTCCTCGACCAATCCAAAGCTTGGAGTGAACTGAGTTGGAACCCGCTAGAGGGCTCGCACGACGTCGTATCAAGACTACAACAGCTAGTACGTGAAGGGGCGTCGCCAGATGTTTGCTATACTCGGACTGAAGTCATTGCCATGACTGATTACCTAGCGACGGCATCTGCAACCGCTTCATTGGTGACAGCCGCTATGGAAAGACTGCAAAATCAGGCAGAccgcaaagaaaacaagtcgaatctttcgtttcctgGTGTAGACGCTGCAGTTGGAAGCAGTATGCCAGTTGGTGGCTTTGCAATAGATAAAAGCTTGTTTTCCAACGACGGCATCAAACAGAAAAACGCGGCCGTAGTAAGCATATTATACGAAGTCGGTCTACCATTCATGAGCTCCGCTGATGGTCGTCGCTTTCGGACGCAGCTGGAACTGTCCAAACACTTGGATGCGTTGTTTAAACGGAATCAGCTAGAGAAAGCTATGGCTCGTACCGAAGAGCGTGGCTGGTACGCCACTGACCTCGTTTGGACGTTTGcaacgaaagagaaagatcTGCAGACTACTGAAGTAAAAGAACAAAGTACTATCGGTGCCACCACGACCGGAGACGAGTTTGACCCCGATAACAGCACCGTACCTGCCGACGAGATGCGGGATCGATGCGTCATTTGTGGAATCAACTTTAAAATGTTTTTCGACAACGAGGAGGGCATGTACAAATATAGCAATTGTCGTGAAATCGAAGTGCTAAATGATGAAGTAGTCGTGAACGATTCCGAGCTAATGCTCGTACATATTACCTGCTGGCGAGGTCTCGGTTCTCCCGAAGTCTTGACGATGGATCAAGCATTACAAGAAACAATCGTCAACTTAAAGTTGTAA